Proteins encoded together in one Lathyrus oleraceus cultivar Zhongwan6 chromosome 5, CAAS_Psat_ZW6_1.0, whole genome shotgun sequence window:
- the LOC127081025 gene encoding non-specific lipid-transfer protein 1, with protein sequence MEKKYVSLFMVVMVLGMMVSKFEARQIDDITCPEALLSLLPCLPFLQGTGGATPPKNCCDGANSLNQKANTTPIRRDVCNCLKPAASRFGVKPDKSKQLPQLCNITLSVPFDPSIDCNTVQ encoded by the exons ATGGAGAAGAAATATGTTTCTCTTTTCATGGTTGTGATGGTTCTAGGAATGATGGTATCAAAATTTGAAGCACGTCAAATTGACGACATTACATGCCCCGAGGCTCTTTTGTCCTTGTTGCCATGTCTTCCCTTTTTGCAAGGAACTGGAGGTGCTACACCACCTAAAAACTGTTGTGATGGAGCAAATAGTTTAAATCAAAAGGCCAACACCACCCCGATTCGAAGGGATGTTTGCAATTGTCTCAAACCCGCAGCATCGAGATTTGGAGTTAAACCTGACAAATCAAAACAACTACCACAACTTTGTAACATTACTCTGTCGGTTCCTTTTGATCCTAGCATTGATTGCAACAC GGTTCAATAA
- the LOC127081028 gene encoding uncharacterized protein LOC127081028: MSYYKIIYDFFKVPAFHLDNISFHLEDGAAKWKFVIQRRVVVERELGKDVADVKEVMDLIKAVGLLKTVAGFSQCYEGLVKEFIVNIPEDISDKNNKEFCKVYVMGKCITFSPTVINNFLGRNNEGAGELEVTDNQVCREITAKQVKAWPFKKHLPVGKLTIKYAILHKIGAANWVPTNHISTIANTLGRFIFVVRTKVKFDYGRYMFDQIIKHATTNAVKLPIAFPYMICGIILNQYPGILCSNDLPSRRKPALSMHYKLFEGSHIEDIVMTSAMRRPVSNVGAIAELKETCKELGEGIRVATARKQCLEALIESLEQAEGENVEHANVNYEEEAEAHTSNERSANNDDASRNSDSGAAKEAANSSSTE; this comes from the coding sequence ATGTCgtattataaaataatttatgatttttttaaagtACCGGCGTTTCATTTGGATAACATCTCCTTCCATCTTGAGGATGGAGCTGCTaagtggaaatttgtgattcaGAGAAGGGTAGTTGTGGAAAGGGAATTGGGAAAAGATGTTGCTGATgtcaaggaggtcatggacctgataaAAGCTGTTGGGCTTTTGAAGACTGTTGCTGGGTTCTCTCAATGCTACGAAGGTTTAGTTAAGGAATTTATTGTTAATATTCCTGAGGATATTTCTGATAAGAACAACAAGGAGTTCTGCAAGGTGTATGTGATGGGTAAGTGTATAACATTCTCTCCTACTGTTATTAATAATTTTCTAGGAAGAAATAATGAGGGTGCAGGAGAATTAGAGGTTACAGACAATCAGGTCTGTAGGGAGATTACAGCTAAACAGGTGAAAGCTTGGCCTTTCAAAAAGCATCTTCCTGTTGGGAAGTTGACTATCAAGTATGCTATCCTGCATAAAATAGGAGCTGCTAATTGGGTACCTACCAACCATATCTCCACCATTGCTAATACTCTTGGGAGGTTTATTTTTGTTGTTAGGACAAAAGTGAAATTTGACTATGGTAGATATATGTTTGATCAAATCATCAAGCATGCAACTACTAATGCAGTTAAGCTACCAATTGCCTTTCCCTATATGATCTGTGGAATTATCTTGAATCAATATCCTGGTATTCTGTGCTCAAATGATTTACCTAGTAGGAGAAAACCAGCTTTGTCTATGCACTACAAACTCTTTGAAGGCAGTCATATCGaggatattgtcatgacatctgccatgAGGAGGCCAGTCTCAAACGTTGGAGCAATTGCTGAGCTTAAGGAGACATGCAAAGAGCTAGGTGAAGGGATTAGGGTAGCCACAGCTAGAAAACAATGTTTGGAAGCCTTGATTGAAAGCTTGGAGCAGGCTGAGGGTGAAAATGTTGAACATGCTAATGTCAACTATGAAGAAGAAgctgaagcccacacctctaATGAGAGGTCTGCTAACAATGATGATGCGAGTCGCAATTCTGATTCTGGTGCTGCTAAAGAGGCTGCAAACTCAAGCTCTACTGAGTAG